Proteins encoded by one window of Drosophila melanogaster chromosome X:
- the CG5662 gene encoding uncharacterized protein, isoform B, producing the protein MELEQNLTAALMQSSAEEGKSEEAWPADAHLHQPAEANQLLLPERSSCLAVKTFLRMCNLPFTEHISDNAEFMSPGGRLTHLPLLRLGPVKTFAEFEPIVAQVEAVQGGNCLDSWMSEDQRDNIRCLVSYVENVFTLAEIHMSFVDEVNYQLYTATRCAAAHPWPLSTIRRFAKQKDAQKILKVYRWQDLDNDQVIQEVSICADALIAELEEDQAKSYFGGSRPCKLDALVFGHVVAIMTTKLPNMELAAVLATYPRLLAHCRRIDQSLFDGKLLTSAVEEQEDEMELEKIE; encoded by the coding sequence ATGGAGTTGGAACAAAACTTGACCGCCGCCCTGATGCAGTCGTCGGCGGAGGAGGGCAAGTCGGAGGAGGCGTGGCCGGCGGACGCCCACCTGCATCAGCCGGCCGAGGCGAATCAGCTCCTGTTGCCGGAGCGCTCCAGCTGCCTGGCGGTGAAGACGTTTTTGCGCATGTGCAACCTACCATTTACGGAGCACATCAGCGACAATGCAGAGTTTATGTCACCAGGTGGCCGGTTGACCCACCTGCCGCTGCTCCGTTTGGGCCCTGTCAAGACTTTTGCGGAATTCGAGCCAATAGTGGCCCAAGTGGAGGCCGTGCAAGGCGGCAATTGCCTGGACAGTTGGATGTCCGAGGATCAGCGCGATAACATCCGCTGTCTGGTTAGCTATGTGGAGAATGTCTTCACCCTGGCGGAGATTCATATGAGTTTTGTGGATGAGGTAAACTATCAACTTTACACGGCAACGCGCTGTGCAGCCGCTCATCCGTGGCCGTTGAGTACGATTCGCCGGTTTGCCAAGCAGAAGGACGCACAGAAGATACTGAAGGTCTACCGGTGGCAGGATTTGGACAACGACCAGGTAATCCAGGAGGTGAGCATCTGTGCCGATGCGTTGATCGCTGAACTGGAGGAGGACCAGGCGAAGAGCTATTTCGGCGGCTCACGACCTTGCAAATTGGACGCCCTGGTCTTTGGCCATGTGGTAGCCATAATGACCACCAAGCTTCCCAACATGGAACTGGCCGCGGTTCTGGCCACATATCCACGTCTATTGGCCCACTGTCGCCGCATCGATCAGAGCCTGTTTGATGGCAAACTCCTGACCAGCGCggtggaggagcaggaggacgAGATGGAGTTGGAAAAAATAGAATAA